A genomic region of Terriglobales bacterium contains the following coding sequences:
- a CDS encoding ATP-binding protein: MTPRERKRIEWLDAVWLLLLAGLAALPPVREVHKQLTLLAIGLLQLGERRILAWNPRNGRHFMVLAKLLLATLLIAHTGGPEINSSYYPIYYLPVVTAALYFGPGLTLFWTTIASGMYCSFLYPALEEYELTAEGIAELSIRILFFYLAALLVNRFAVENRRQTDELAETNRRLQLAQAEARRSERLAALGQLSAGLAHEIRNPLGVIKGSAEMLNQKLQDSNPLAGELAGYISSEVNRLSVLVGRFLDFARPLRTETRPQSIVALLEGALKAVAEHWHGGPVKVETAYAADLPLVEVDGDLWEQALVNLVQNAYEAMGEQGGTFRAEVSRAARNGHGGVEMRLQDTGPGVPADLREQIFNPFVTTKKSGVGLGLSIVSKIVDEHRGSIQLESAPDAGACFVIYLPAGETEPADKGSGG, encoded by the coding sequence TTGACTCCGCGCGAGCGCAAGCGGATCGAGTGGCTGGACGCGGTCTGGCTGCTGTTGCTGGCCGGGCTGGCGGCCCTGCCTCCGGTGCGCGAGGTGCACAAGCAGCTCACGCTACTCGCTATCGGCCTGCTGCAGCTCGGAGAGCGCCGCATCCTGGCGTGGAATCCGCGCAACGGGCGGCACTTCATGGTGCTGGCCAAGCTGCTGCTGGCCACGCTGCTCATCGCCCACACCGGCGGCCCGGAGATCAACAGCAGCTACTACCCGATCTACTACCTGCCGGTCGTCACCGCGGCGCTGTACTTCGGACCCGGCCTGACGCTGTTCTGGACCACGATCGCCTCCGGCATGTACTGCTCCTTCCTCTACCCGGCGCTGGAGGAGTACGAACTGACCGCAGAGGGGATCGCGGAGCTCTCGATCCGCATCCTGTTCTTCTACCTGGCGGCGCTCCTGGTGAACCGCTTTGCGGTCGAGAACCGGCGCCAGACCGACGAGCTGGCGGAGACCAATCGCCGCCTGCAACTGGCGCAGGCCGAGGCCCGCCGATCGGAGCGGCTGGCCGCTCTGGGACAGCTCTCCGCCGGCCTGGCCCACGAGATCCGCAACCCGCTGGGCGTGATCAAAGGCTCGGCCGAGATGCTCAACCAGAAATTGCAGGACTCGAACCCGCTGGCCGGAGAACTGGCCGGATACATCTCCAGCGAGGTGAACCGGCTGAGCGTGCTGGTGGGCCGGTTCCTGGATTTCGCGCGGCCGCTTCGCACCGAGACCCGGCCCCAGTCCATCGTCGCCCTCCTCGAGGGCGCGCTGAAAGCGGTGGCGGAACACTGGCACGGAGGCCCGGTGAAGGTCGAAACCGCATACGCCGCGGACCTTCCCCTGGTGGAAGTGGACGGAGATCTGTGGGAGCAGGCGCTGGTCAACCTGGTGCAGAATGCCTATGAAGCCATGGGCGAGCAGGGTGGCACCTTTCGGGCGGAAGTCTCGCGGGCGGCGCGGAACGGACATGGCGGGGTCGAGATGCGGTTGCAAGACACCGGGCCCGGCGTGCCAGCCGATCTGCGCGAGCAGATCTTCAACCCCTTCGTCACCACCAAGAAAAGCGGAGTTGGGCTGGGCCTCAGCATCGTGTCGAAGATCGTGGACGAGCATCGCGGCAGCATCCAGCTGGAAAGCGCGCCCGATGCCGGCGCGTGCTTTGTGATCTACCTGCCGGCAGGGGAAACTGAGCCGGCAGACAAGGGGAGCGGGGGATGA
- a CDS encoding M1 family aminopeptidase, whose product MPRLILILLLFAPAALAQAGDALQFYRALRTNGLDRTRVYRVRDAQVDIEDIHLTLTDGVIALLQPVAGHTTGAFFAGEGEVLVFPPTQAERESLALHTGHAVLEERFTTGYFRLSDAFTDRIMAAARGPADDPQSYVDKWDPAARSMSEIDALHLLAVLTRAPSAAPDRHVFHARLAGTRLGTFDVYLDTAYEEQVFLGQANLADGRVYYDIWAAFRMRSARGVRSASQTTEQPATELGRRDITVRRYTIDARIEPPHQLEAEATLDADVLEGGGRALLFQLSRYLRISSIDSGGVPAEFIQNEALEGGELARRGNDVVAVLFPQPLQAGEKLKLRFRYAGPVMTEAGGGLMYVGARGIWYPNQDLAMADYDVRFTYPAPWTLLATGKRVSEQEFEGLKESHWVSERPIPLAGFNLGEYVSSSAKARGTPVESFAGRGMESAFPARPPVTGDKLSATASIEPRPMPAAHAPLVAEDAARAVEFLSARIAPFPYSSLALTQVPGPNSMGWPGLIFLSGFVYLSPEERRGLALDPAYEITYARLMLVHEVAHEWFGDAVMRRGYRDAWMMEAIANYYALLMLEKERPADSRALLDHYRERLLSKTSTGLRLKDAGPVTLGTRLFSSRVPGAYEMVLYGRGTWLMHMLRHLLREGTCAPEASDCASDELFLRTLRQLYLAQQGRSISAADLQKAFEQALPRSAWHEGRHSLDWFFEGWVNGTAIPRLELHSVRVAQRAGKPSASGSVLQHDAPTALVTPVPVYARVLSRSRDGAQDEKLVYLGRVFADGPETTFHFAVPTGTRNLALDPYGTILRQP is encoded by the coding sequence ATGCCCCGGTTGATCCTGATCCTGCTGCTGTTTGCGCCCGCCGCCCTGGCCCAGGCGGGCGACGCGCTCCAGTTCTATCGCGCCCTGCGGACCAATGGGCTGGACCGGACGCGGGTCTATCGCGTGCGCGACGCCCAGGTGGACATCGAGGACATCCACCTCACCCTCACCGACGGCGTCATCGCGCTGCTGCAGCCGGTCGCCGGGCACACCACCGGCGCTTTCTTTGCCGGCGAGGGCGAGGTGCTGGTGTTCCCGCCCACTCAGGCGGAACGCGAATCCCTCGCCCTGCACACCGGGCATGCGGTGCTCGAGGAGCGCTTCACCACCGGCTACTTCCGCCTGAGCGACGCCTTCACCGACCGCATCATGGCCGCCGCCCGCGGACCCGCCGACGACCCCCAGTCCTATGTCGATAAGTGGGACCCGGCGGCGCGCAGCATGTCGGAGATCGATGCCCTGCACCTGCTGGCGGTGCTGACTCGCGCCCCCTCGGCCGCGCCGGACCGCCACGTCTTTCACGCCAGGCTGGCCGGCACACGCCTGGGCACCTTCGACGTGTACCTCGACACCGCCTACGAGGAACAGGTCTTCCTGGGACAGGCCAACCTGGCCGACGGCAGGGTCTACTACGATATCTGGGCGGCATTCCGCATGCGCTCGGCGCGCGGCGTCCGCAGCGCCTCGCAGACGACGGAACAGCCAGCCACCGAGCTGGGACGCAGGGACATCACCGTCCGCCGCTACACCATCGACGCGCGCATCGAGCCTCCCCACCAGCTCGAAGCTGAAGCCACGCTCGATGCCGACGTCCTCGAGGGTGGAGGACGGGCCCTCTTATTCCAGCTCTCGCGCTACCTGCGGATCAGCTCCATCGATTCCGGCGGTGTCCCGGCCGAATTCATTCAGAACGAGGCGCTGGAAGGCGGCGAGCTGGCCCGGCGGGGCAACGACGTGGTCGCCGTCCTGTTTCCCCAGCCCCTCCAGGCCGGGGAGAAGCTGAAGCTCCGCTTCCGTTATGCCGGGCCGGTGATGACCGAGGCGGGCGGCGGGTTGATGTACGTCGGCGCCCGCGGCATCTGGTACCCCAACCAGGATCTGGCCATGGCCGACTACGACGTGCGCTTCACCTACCCCGCGCCCTGGACGCTGCTGGCCACCGGCAAGCGGGTTTCCGAGCAGGAGTTCGAGGGGCTGAAGGAATCGCACTGGGTCTCCGAGCGGCCCATCCCTCTGGCCGGCTTCAATCTGGGCGAGTACGTCTCCAGCAGCGCCAAGGCCCGCGGCACGCCGGTTGAGAGCTTTGCCGGGCGCGGCATGGAGAGCGCCTTCCCCGCCCGTCCGCCGGTGACGGGCGACAAGCTCTCCGCGACCGCCTCCATCGAGCCTCGGCCCATGCCCGCCGCCCACGCCCCGCTGGTCGCCGAGGACGCCGCCCGCGCGGTCGAGTTCCTGTCGGCTCGCATCGCACCCTTCCCCTACAGTTCGCTTGCCCTCACTCAAGTCCCGGGTCCGAACAGCATGGGCTGGCCGGGACTGATCTTCCTCTCCGGCTTCGTGTACCTCTCGCCCGAGGAGCGCCGCGGGCTGGCGCTCGATCCGGCATACGAGATCACCTACGCCCGCCTGATGCTGGTCCACGAGGTCGCGCACGAGTGGTTCGGCGATGCGGTCATGCGTCGCGGATATCGCGACGCCTGGATGATGGAAGCCATCGCCAACTACTACGCCCTGCTGATGCTGGAGAAGGAGCGTCCCGCTGATTCTCGCGCCTTGCTCGATCACTATCGCGAGCGCCTGCTGAGCAAGACCTCCACCGGGCTGCGGCTCAAGGATGCCGGACCCGTCACCCTGGGCACGCGCCTGTTCTCCTCACGCGTTCCCGGCGCCTATGAGATGGTGCTGTACGGCCGCGGCACCTGGCTGATGCACATGCTGCGCCACCTGCTGCGCGAGGGAACGTGCGCTCCGGAGGCGTCCGATTGCGCCTCCGACGAGCTCTTCCTTCGCACCTTGCGGCAGCTCTACCTGGCGCAACAGGGCCGTTCGATCAGCGCCGCGGATCTGCAGAAGGCGTTCGAACAGGCGTTGCCGCGCTCCGCCTGGCACGAGGGCCGTCATTCCCTGGACTGGTTCTTCGAAGGCTGGGTGAACGGCACCGCCATCCCCCGCCTCGAACTCCACTCGGTGCGCGTGGCCCAGCGCGCCGGCAAGCCGTCGGCCAGCGGCTCGGTTCTTCAGCACGACGCCCCCACCGCCCTGGTTACGCCCGTCCCCGTCTATGCCCGCGTGCTGTCGCGCTCCCGGGACGGCGCCCAGGACGAGAAGCTGGTGTATCTGGGACGCGTCTTCGCCGACGGCCCCGAGACCACGTTCCACTTTGCCGTCCCGACCGGGACCCGAAACCTGGCCCTTGATCCCTATGGGACCATCCTGCGCCAGCCTTGA
- a CDS encoding tetratricopeptide repeat protein — MQHIVHTWASRILIVSLLTAGAASADTIRLKNGRTIYADRTREVDGKIEYEVGDNTFAIPKASVERIEAGGMPGPRSSTSSAADPDLPAIEPTGTVKHADAVRLKVVKDGHVDLDALAAADQHPDPEFTAAAYFVAGRFEQTHGNPDRASVYLQRAMGLMPGNPVIVEQYASLLLDMNRFAEAVPYALEATRLAPNSADAHALLGYAYFHSEKTKEAIAEFKRSLEIKPDPMVEKLLAKAQREASAEASFGEQESGHFTMRYEGGKAPAALRAAIMQTLERHYDDLVREFGISPRQNISVSLYTEQAYFDVTRAPAWSAAQNDGKLRIPIEGLNGVNSELSRVLKHELAHSFIAQITRNRCPNWLNEGIAQVVEPATAAPFGAPLGRMFAHEAEIPLNMLEGSFGAFDDRTAMVAYGESLAAVEYIVQTYGMSDVVRLLQRIGEGSSAESALRAVVHSGYASFQTDIGNYLKKTYGE, encoded by the coding sequence ATGCAGCACATTGTGCATACCTGGGCCAGCCGCATCCTTATCGTCTCTCTGCTGACCGCCGGCGCCGCTTCGGCCGACACCATCCGCCTGAAGAACGGGCGCACCATCTACGCCGACCGCACTCGCGAGGTGGACGGCAAGATCGAATACGAGGTGGGCGACAACACCTTCGCCATCCCCAAAGCGTCCGTGGAGCGGATCGAAGCGGGAGGGATGCCGGGGCCGCGCTCCAGCACCTCGTCAGCGGCTGACCCCGACTTGCCGGCGATCGAGCCCACCGGGACGGTGAAGCATGCCGACGCGGTCCGACTGAAGGTGGTCAAGGACGGGCACGTGGACCTGGACGCGCTGGCGGCGGCCGACCAGCACCCGGACCCGGAATTCACCGCCGCGGCCTACTTCGTGGCCGGCCGTTTCGAGCAGACGCACGGCAATCCCGACCGGGCCAGCGTCTATCTGCAGCGGGCCATGGGCCTGATGCCGGGCAACCCCGTCATCGTCGAGCAGTACGCCTCGCTGTTGCTCGACATGAACCGGTTCGCGGAGGCAGTGCCGTACGCGCTCGAGGCGACGCGCCTGGCGCCGAACTCCGCCGATGCCCATGCCCTGCTGGGCTACGCCTACTTCCACTCGGAGAAAACCAAGGAGGCGATCGCCGAATTCAAGCGCTCGCTGGAGATCAAGCCCGACCCCATGGTGGAAAAGCTGCTGGCCAAGGCGCAGCGCGAAGCCAGCGCCGAGGCCAGCTTCGGGGAGCAGGAGAGCGGGCACTTCACCATGCGGTACGAGGGCGGCAAGGCGCCGGCCGCGCTGCGGGCCGCCATCATGCAGACCCTGGAGCGGCACTACGACGACCTGGTGCGGGAGTTCGGCATCTCCCCGCGGCAGAACATCAGCGTATCGCTCTACACCGAGCAGGCGTACTTCGACGTCACCCGCGCGCCCGCCTGGTCGGCGGCGCAGAACGACGGCAAGCTGCGCATCCCGATCGAGGGGCTGAACGGCGTGAATTCGGAGCTTTCGCGGGTGCTGAAGCACGAGCTGGCGCATTCCTTCATCGCCCAGATCACGCGTAACCGCTGTCCCAACTGGCTGAACGAAGGCATCGCGCAGGTGGTGGAGCCCGCCACCGCCGCGCCCTTCGGCGCTCCCCTGGGGCGCATGTTCGCCCACGAGGCCGAGATCCCGCTCAACATGCTCGAGGGCTCGTTCGGCGCTTTCGACGACCGCACCGCCATGGTCGCCTACGGCGAGTCGCTGGCGGCGGTGGAGTACATCGTCCAGACCTACGGCATGAGCGACGTGGTGCGACTGCTGCAACGCATCGGCGAAGGTTCTTCCGCGGAAAGCGCGCTGCGCGCCGTGGTGCACTCCGGCTACGCTTCCTTCCAGACCGACATCGGCAACTATCTGAAGAAGACCTACGGCGAGTGA
- a CDS encoding PilZ domain-containing protein, producing MLPPVPDRRRKNEPRQPERRNQNRRAFPRWERPFEVRYGTGKELAGGQGVEISENGMAFTGDRPCELGAELDVRYRLNPEEDWVRVRCVVRHIEANIVYGVEFLNLRLPDRLNILDYVSAKS from the coding sequence ATGCTGCCGCCCGTGCCCGACCGCCGCCGCAAGAACGAGCCTCGCCAGCCGGAGCGTCGCAACCAGAACCGGCGGGCGTTTCCTCGCTGGGAACGGCCCTTCGAAGTCCGCTACGGAACCGGCAAGGAACTCGCCGGGGGGCAGGGCGTCGAGATCAGCGAAAACGGCATGGCCTTTACCGGCGACCGGCCCTGTGAGCTCGGCGCCGAGCTCGACGTGCGCTACCGCTTGAATCCCGAAGAGGACTGGGTGCGCGTGCGCTGCGTGGTACGGCACATCGAGGCCAATATCGTTTACGGGGTGGAATTCCTGAACCTGCGACTGCCCGACCGGCTCAACATCCTGGACTACGTCAGCGCCAAGAGTTGA
- a CDS encoding AsmA family protein encodes MKRKGLFILAAVVIVILLVAILLPLLVDANKFRPMIEAELRKSLDREVHIGNLKLSLLAGGVTAEDISISDDPAFSREPFLKAKSVDVGVEMVPLIFSRTLNVRSLAVNEPQVTMLRTASGKWNYSSMGGKKDAKKPAAPQAAFSVGVLKIKDGRIQVGSVPARGKPRVYEDVNLTIKDLSSTSVMPLELAAKTPGGGSMKVEGSLGPLNPDDAAATPLKADVKVEHMDLASTGFLDPSSGLAGLLDYSGKLDSDGKVGRSTGKATVAKLRVAKGGAPARTPVSLDYATEYDYKRQAGSLTRGNILTGKSTAKLSGTYDTRGESPVVHMKLNGSHLPVDDVEGLLPAFGVVLPSGAALRGGTVDANLSLDGPIDRLVISGPVNVSNTTLTGYNLASKMSAISALAGIRGSSDTVIQTLSSNLQVSPEGIRTDNLNIIVPSIGTVTGAGTISASNALNYKMNAKLNSGGMLGGVSQLTSFGQAKGTVPFLIQGTTSNPIFIPNVAGAMGNTMAAPAEGLGGALGGLFGKKKNK; translated from the coding sequence ATGAAACGCAAAGGCCTTTTCATCCTCGCCGCGGTCGTCATTGTCATCCTGCTGGTCGCGATCCTGCTGCCGCTCCTGGTGGACGCCAACAAGTTCCGCCCCATGATCGAGGCGGAGCTGCGCAAGTCGCTCGACCGCGAAGTGCACATCGGCAATCTCAAGCTGTCGCTGCTGGCGGGCGGCGTCACTGCGGAAGACATCTCCATCAGCGACGACCCCGCCTTCAGCCGCGAGCCCTTCCTGAAAGCCAAGTCGGTGGACGTGGGCGTGGAGATGGTGCCGCTGATCTTCTCCCGTACCCTGAATGTGCGTTCGCTGGCGGTGAATGAGCCGCAGGTGACCATGCTGCGCACCGCCTCCGGCAAGTGGAACTACTCCAGCATGGGCGGCAAGAAGGACGCGAAGAAGCCCGCGGCTCCGCAAGCCGCCTTCTCGGTCGGCGTGCTCAAGATCAAGGACGGGCGCATCCAGGTGGGAAGCGTTCCCGCGCGCGGCAAGCCGCGGGTATATGAAGATGTGAACCTGACGATCAAAGACTTGTCCAGCACGTCGGTCATGCCCCTCGAACTGGCAGCCAAGACCCCAGGAGGCGGGTCGATGAAGGTGGAGGGCAGCTTGGGGCCGCTCAACCCGGACGATGCCGCCGCCACTCCGCTCAAGGCCGACGTCAAGGTCGAGCACATGGATCTGGCCAGTACCGGGTTCCTCGATCCATCCTCCGGCCTGGCGGGCCTGCTGGACTACAGCGGCAAGCTCGACTCCGACGGCAAGGTCGGCCGCTCCACCGGCAAGGCGACCGTGGCCAAGCTGCGGGTGGCCAAGGGTGGCGCTCCGGCGCGTACCCCGGTCTCGCTCGACTACGCCACCGAGTACGACTACAAGCGCCAGGCCGGCTCGCTCACCCGGGGCAACATCCTGACCGGCAAGAGCACGGCCAAGCTCTCCGGCACCTACGACACGCGCGGAGAGTCCCCCGTGGTCCACATGAAGCTGAACGGTTCGCACCTGCCGGTGGACGACGTCGAGGGATTGCTGCCGGCGTTCGGGGTGGTGCTGCCTTCGGGGGCCGCGCTGCGCGGCGGCACCGTGGACGCCAACCTCTCGCTCGACGGGCCCATCGACCGCCTGGTCATCAGCGGGCCGGTGAACGTCTCCAACACCACCCTGACCGGTTACAACCTGGCCTCGAAGATGTCGGCCATCTCGGCCCTGGCCGGGATCAGGGGGAGCAGCGACACCGTTATCCAGACCCTTAGCTCCAACCTGCAGGTCTCCCCCGAGGGCATCCGCACCGACAATCTCAACATCATCGTGCCGTCTATCGGAACGGTCACCGGCGCCGGCACCATCAGCGCGAGCAACGCGCTGAACTACAAGATGAATGCCAAGCTGAACAGCGGTGGCATGCTCGGCGGGGTGAGCCAGCTCACCAGCTTCGGGCAGGCCAAGGGCACCGTCCCCTTCCTCATCCAGGGCACGACCTCCAATCCGATCTTTATCCCCAACGTGGCCGGCGCCATGGGCAACACCATGGCTGCGCCCGCGGAAGGGTTGGGAGGCGCGCTGGGCGGGCTGTTCGGGAAGAAAAAGAACAAGTGA
- a CDS encoding SpoIIE family protein phosphatase: MKIPFYTPAPKRDLRQPEPAKVPTLPHSSLAAMYKAARMGGDFYDFVMTPAGRLVFLLADIAGRRAEALHIAAATQEVFRKKVEENFSGEYINEHDAMTDLLIDVNRAIMTAAEGVRNSPAFIGCYEERLGTLAYINAGHPPALLRDSTGITRLPANGFPLGLFSHAAHDTQLSVLQPGAALLVASKGLVESRHKSKEYGMERLAEVLEATSFADAHDLCRLILQSVEEFTNHRGKPGVVENDITALALVRAATAMSASA; encoded by the coding sequence ATGAAAATACCTTTCTACACGCCCGCCCCCAAGCGCGACCTGCGGCAACCCGAGCCGGCCAAGGTCCCGACCCTGCCCCATTCCTCGCTGGCGGCTATGTACAAGGCGGCCCGCATGGGCGGCGATTTCTACGATTTCGTGATGACCCCGGCGGGGCGGCTGGTGTTCCTGCTGGCCGACATCGCGGGCCGGCGCGCCGAGGCGCTGCACATCGCGGCCGCCACCCAGGAGGTCTTCCGCAAGAAGGTGGAGGAGAACTTCTCCGGCGAGTACATCAATGAGCACGACGCCATGACGGACCTGCTCATCGACGTGAATCGCGCCATCATGACGGCGGCGGAGGGGGTGCGCAATTCTCCCGCCTTCATCGGCTGCTACGAAGAGCGACTGGGGACCCTGGCGTACATCAACGCCGGCCATCCGCCGGCGCTGTTGCGCGACTCGACCGGCATCACCCGGCTGCCCGCCAATGGTTTTCCGCTGGGGCTGTTCTCCCACGCCGCGCACGACACCCAGCTCTCGGTGCTGCAGCCGGGCGCGGCTTTGCTGGTCGCCTCCAAGGGCCTGGTGGAGAGCCGACACAAGTCCAAGGAATACGGGATGGAGCGGCTGGCCGAAGTCCTGGAGGCCACCAGCTTCGCCGACGCGCACGATCTTTGCCGGCTCATCCTGCAATCGGTGGAGGAATTCACCAACCATCGCGGCAAACCGGGAGTGGTGGAGAACGACATCACCGCCCTGGCGCTGGTGCGCGCGGCCACCGCCATGTCCGCTTCCGCCTGA
- a CDS encoding peptidylprolyl isomerase, which translates to MKRVPVLLLALGLLLPAALLADTIIEEIVARVNSEVITRSDYQKGREQLMNDLRQQYGADAEKEFKARQKDLLRDLIDQQLLLDKGKELGISADTELIKKLDEIRKQNNMASMEDLEKAAEQQGVNFEDFKQQIRNSIITQQVIGQEVGRKILVTKEETQKFYEEHKQEMARPEQIRLSEIMVAIPKDATPEQIAAAESKANTLVNQIRGGADFAEVAKRSSEGPSASQGGELGVFRRGTLAKELEDRTFAMKAGEVSDAIRTKQGFVILKVTQHDEAGTPSFKEAEPRVMDALYYQKMQPALRTYLTKLREEAFIDIKQGYTDTGASPNQTKPVITATAAEQAEQAKKKKKKFLIF; encoded by the coding sequence ATGAAGAGAGTTCCCGTCCTCCTGCTTGCCTTGGGCCTCCTGCTGCCCGCGGCGCTACTGGCCGATACCATCATCGAAGAGATCGTGGCCCGCGTGAACAGCGAGGTCATCACCCGTTCCGACTACCAGAAAGGCCGTGAGCAGCTGATGAACGACCTGCGGCAGCAATACGGCGCGGACGCGGAGAAGGAGTTCAAGGCGCGCCAGAAGGACCTCCTCCGCGACCTGATCGACCAGCAACTCCTGCTCGACAAGGGCAAGGAACTGGGCATCTCCGCCGACACCGAGCTGATCAAGAAGCTGGACGAGATCCGCAAGCAGAACAACATGGCCAGCATGGAAGACCTGGAGAAGGCGGCGGAACAGCAGGGGGTCAACTTCGAGGACTTCAAGCAACAGATCCGCAACAGCATCATCACCCAGCAGGTGATCGGCCAGGAGGTCGGGCGCAAGATCCTGGTCACGAAGGAAGAGACCCAGAAGTTCTACGAAGAGCATAAGCAGGAGATGGCGCGGCCGGAGCAGATCCGCCTCAGCGAGATCATGGTGGCGATCCCCAAGGACGCCACGCCGGAGCAGATCGCGGCCGCCGAGTCCAAGGCCAACACCCTGGTGAACCAGATCCGCGGCGGAGCCGATTTCGCCGAGGTCGCCAAGCGTTCTTCCGAGGGCCCCAGCGCCTCGCAGGGTGGCGAACTGGGCGTCTTCCGCCGCGGCACCCTGGCCAAGGAACTGGAAGACCGCACCTTCGCCATGAAAGCCGGCGAGGTCTCCGACGCCATCCGCACCAAGCAGGGATTCGTCATCCTGAAGGTGACCCAGCACGATGAGGCAGGAACGCCGTCGTTCAAGGAAGCCGAGCCCCGGGTCATGGACGCGCTCTATTACCAGAAGATGCAGCCCGCCCTGCGTACCTACCTCACCAAGTTGCGCGAGGAGGCCTTCATCGACATCAAGCAGGGCTACACCGACACCGGCGCCAGCCCCAACCAGACCAAGCCGGTCATCACCGCCACCGCCGCCGAACAGGCCGAGCAAGCCAAGAAGAAAAAGAAGAAGTTCCTCATCTTCTAG
- a CDS encoding HD domain-containing protein — protein MKDFYVRDCPAHENKVITTSFVVASKQIKSKKTGEPYLDLLLADRSGQIAAKMWDNVAEALNAFEQDDFLKVKGLLNKYNNRWQLTLHKVRRMAEAEVDPADYLPKTSKDVEELWRTLGEFVAGFQNPHLKALLEAFMADPEISAAYKTAPAAKTLHHAYIGGLLDHVVSLFKACDLVCRNYPQIDRDLLLTGAFLHDIGKIHELSFQRSIAYTTRGQLLGHMIIELEMLQAKIAQVPGFPPELKPLIEHMIISHHGQYEFGSPKLPMFPEALALHYLDDLDSKMEAMRAHYEREADLEGEWTAYNASLGRPLLDLRKFRNKTATEEKAPAAGGSEPK, from the coding sequence ATGAAGGATTTTTACGTCCGCGATTGTCCCGCCCACGAGAACAAGGTCATCACCACTTCCTTCGTGGTCGCCTCCAAGCAGATCAAGAGCAAGAAGACAGGCGAGCCCTACCTGGACCTGCTGCTGGCCGACCGCAGCGGCCAGATCGCGGCCAAGATGTGGGACAACGTCGCCGAAGCCCTCAATGCCTTCGAGCAGGACGACTTCCTCAAGGTCAAGGGCCTGCTCAACAAGTACAACAACCGCTGGCAGCTCACGCTGCACAAGGTCCGGCGCATGGCGGAGGCGGAGGTCGATCCCGCCGACTACCTGCCCAAGACCAGCAAGGACGTCGAGGAGCTGTGGCGGACGCTGGGCGAGTTCGTCGCCGGCTTCCAGAACCCGCACCTGAAGGCGCTGCTCGAGGCGTTCATGGCCGACCCGGAGATCTCCGCCGCCTACAAGACCGCGCCCGCGGCCAAGACCCTGCACCACGCCTACATCGGCGGGCTGCTCGACCACGTGGTGTCGCTGTTCAAGGCCTGCGACCTGGTGTGCCGCAACTATCCGCAGATCGACCGCGACCTGCTGCTCACCGGCGCCTTCCTGCACGACATCGGCAAGATCCACGAGCTCAGCTTCCAGCGCTCCATCGCCTACACCACGCGGGGACAGCTGCTGGGACACATGATCATCGAGCTGGAGATGCTGCAGGCCAAGATCGCGCAGGTGCCCGGCTTCCCGCCCGAATTGAAGCCGCTGATCGAGCACATGATCATCAGCCACCACGGGCAGTACGAGTTCGGCTCCCCCAAACTGCCCATGTTCCCCGAGGCGCTGGCGCTGCACTACCTCGACGACCTCGACTCCAAGATGGAAGCCATGCGCGCCCACTACGAGCGCGAGGCCGACCTGGAGGGCGAGTGGACGGCTTACAACGCGTCGCTGGGGCGTCCGCTGCTCGACCTGCGCAAGTTCCGCAACAAGACCGCGACCGAGGAGAAAGCCCCGGCTGCCGGCGGCTCCGAACCCAAGTGA
- a CDS encoding BlaI/MecI/CopY family transcriptional regulator, producing the protein MNDAPKPRLPQLELECLCVLWKHPGASVAEVRAALERPLAYTTVMTVLERLSAKGVVLRRKQGRAYAYSPLLDQDAARQDAVARLLAGFFENDREALLSYIGRFRGRELPAKTARIAAPRPARKARAAAADRSFAPTHIDDSLL; encoded by the coding sequence GTGAACGACGCTCCCAAGCCGCGTCTGCCCCAACTCGAGCTGGAGTGCTTGTGCGTCCTGTGGAAGCATCCGGGAGCAAGCGTGGCGGAGGTCCGCGCCGCGCTCGAGCGTCCCCTGGCCTACACCACGGTGATGACGGTGCTGGAACGCCTGAGCGCCAAAGGCGTGGTGCTGCGCCGCAAGCAGGGCCGGGCGTACGCCTATTCCCCGCTTCTCGACCAGGACGCTGCCCGCCAGGACGCAGTGGCACGGCTGCTGGCGGGCTTTTTCGAGAACGATCGCGAGGCGCTGCTGAGCTATATCGGGCGCTTCCGCGGACGCGAGCTGCCGGCCAAGACAGCGCGCATCGCCGCTCCCCGGCCGGCGAGGAAGGCGCGCGCCGCGGCCGCCGATCGCTCGTTCGCCCCCACCCACATCGACGACTCTTTGCTCTAG